TTGGATGCTTTTCAGCAGTTCTTCTGGAGTGGCCATGGGGTGTGTGGCGCGATTCGCTGGTTGCGTGGCGCAATTATGGCGCAGAAAACGAAATCGCGCCAGCCTGGATGGCGCAATTCAATAAAGGCGCGAAGTTACGAGGGCACGCCGGCACATCCAAAAACACAAGCATTGACACCCATTCCTGAGGCGTGCGGCGTGTCCCCCTCATCTTCCATGCCCATGCGGCGAATGGTGCCTTCATCGCCGTATTTTATGCGGTGAATAACTTGCCAATGCGGAGAATACCGCCCATAATCTCCGCATGAACAGCGGCGATTACAAGTACATCCGGCAGGCCGGAGACTGGCCGAACTGGCGCAGGGAAGTCTGCCAGGAATGGATGGGCACAGCCGTGCACCAACTCTACCGGGTAATCGCACTGAAACTGCGCCAGCGCCCCCTCATGGTGGTCGATGCCGATGTTGCGTCGTGCCGGGGGCTTGCGCTTCATGATCGCCTCGCCGCCTAAGTGGGTCTCGATATAGGTGTCATGGGGTGGCATCAAGGCGATGATCGCCTGGCACAATCCGGATGTGGCCGTGTCCTTCCGGTAAGCATGCAGGAAATGGTTTTTCGTCCCTGCTGGTGGAATCTTTTTGTGCGGCTCGCCAATCCCCACAAGCATCGCGAAGCGATTACCAGTCGACCGCTCTTACTCCACGGGGTAGCCACGAAGACTCAACACGGCGGCCAGACGACGCTCACGATTACCAGGCAACATGCGAAACAGGCGACGATTCAAGCGGTGTTGACCCGTCTGGCGGCCTTCTTGAGTATCCTGAAGTCGACTGCGGAGCAGTTGACCGACATCGAGCGCCTCGCCCTCATTTTGAAGCGCGCGTTCGCCAAATTCCTCCGAGGACGAACCTATCCGGCCGCCTTATTGGTGCCCGGATAGGGAGGGCTGGGAGCGGTCAACTGCCGTTTTAGGTTATATTGGTGGTGGGGCGGCAGCCTGCACCAAACCGCGTTGAAAAGACATGTTACCAGCGTTCCGGCAAGTTGATAGATCCTGCTGGCTGCTGCGAAAAGCGAGGGGTTGGCGCGCTGGGATCGGCAGATGGTCGAGCGATTCTTCGGGTGGACTGGTTACCGGAATGGCCTTTCAACCGCGTCTGCTTTCCGATGTGGGTTCGATTCCCGAACCGGAAATCGAACCCGCACCCGTCATGGCTAGACGTTGTCCAACCGTAGCATCAGCGTGAACGGCTCGGTCGGCGAGCCCTGGAAGCCGTAGTGCTCGTAGAACTGTTTGGCGCGATCGTGAATGGCATGCACGAGCAACGCCCGGACGCCGGCGTTCTGTGAGACCATCACCGCCCGTTGCACGGCATCCTGAAGCATGGCTCCGCCGAGTTTGTGCCCCTGAGCGCGGGTGTCGACGGCCAGCCGGGCCAGCACCAGGACCGGAACGGGGTCTTGCATGTTGCGGCGAACCGCGCCGGTAGCCAGATGGTGTGCGACCGCCCCCGCGGCCATCGCGTAGTACCCATGAACGTAGTCGTCCTGATCAACGACCATGAAGGTGCGGTTGGCACCGCTTTGCTGATTGGTCATCGCCCGACGTTTGAGCCATTCGTCGAGTACTGGTTCTCCGCAGGAAAAGTCGAGGGCCTTGTGGCGCTCGGCGCCGATGCGCTCCTTGTACGCGATGACGTCCTGGTAGCGGACGCGGCGGTGGGTGCCGATCTTGTGGAACGGGATCTCGCCGCGTTCCAGCAGTTGAACCAGGATCGGTCCGGAGACATTGAGCACGTCGGCGGGTTCCTGCGTCGTGAGCTCGGCATGGATCGGGATGATGGTGACCGCGTTGTCCTCGCCGATCTCGGTCAGGACGTCCGCGAGCAGCCTTAGCGCCGACACCGGGACCTGAACCGGATGGACCGCCCTGGTCGTCGACGATGTCGATCTGCTGCGTCTCGGCGTGGGTCAGTAGGTAAGAGGACAGGGACCGGCCGCTCTCCCAGGCGAGTACGACCTCCGCAGGGCTGGGTGGGCGGCAGGCCGGTAGGAACACCGTCATGGCGAGCAGTATAAACAAAATATCAGAAACGACGAACCACAGCCGCATGCGCATCCCCAACCTTGGGTGGGTGCGGATGCGGGAGTCGTTGCGCTTTACGGGCAAGCTCCTGTCGGCCACGGTCTCCCGTGTGGCCGACCGCTGGTTTGTTAGTCTCACCGCAGACACCGAAGATTCACCCAAGCGCCGCACTGAAAACCAAGGTGCGACGGGAGTGGATCTGGGGGTGTCGGCATTGGCAACGTTCTCGACGGGAGAGAAGGTCGTCGGTCCCAAACCGCACAAGGCGTTGCTCAAGCGCCTAAAGCGCCTAAAGCGCCTATCCCGCAGCCTGTCGCGCAAACACAAAGCCGCCAAGGGGAAACTGGGGTTGGTGGCCAACGCGCCCATTCCGAAAGGCGTGCGGTTGCCGGTATCGGAGAATACGAAAAAGGCCAGGGCTGAACTGTCCCGGTTCCACGCCCGCATCGCCAACATCCGGGCGGATGCCCTGCACAAGCTCACGTCAGAGGTTACCAGGCGGTTTCCTACCATCGGCATCGAGGACTTGAATGGGCGCGGCATGATGGCGAACCGCCCTCTGGCCCGTTCCATGGCCGACATGGGCTTCTTCGAGTTCCGGCGACAACTGGCATACAAGGCCGAGCGTCGAGGTGGACTGGTCGCGTGGTGGCCGACCGCTGGTTTCCGAGCCGCAAGACCGGCTCGGACTGCGGATCGGTGCAAAAAGACATGCCGTTGTCCCTACGGCAATGGATGTGCCCGGACTGTGGTGCAAGCCACGACCGGGACCTGAATGCGGCAAGAAACCTTGCCACATACGCGGCGAGTTCCGCCGTGTCAGCCTGTGGACCGGCCATGCGGCCGGCAATGCCGGCCATGCGGCCGGCAATGCCGGCCATGCGGCCGGCAATGGAGGAAGGCGCTGGCTCCGGTCGCAAGACCGGAGTGAACCGGCCTCGCTGAAGCAGGAAATCAGCACTCAACCGGTTGAGATACGTCTGAACAGGCTTGGATAGGTCTGATGGAACGGCGCACCCCGCAGACCGATCGGGCGACGATCGCGGGGCGGCGAGGTCTCGGGCCCAATCGTTCTTCGTCTGCGGCCGATCCGATCCCCGGGACGGCTCACTACCGCCGTGCGCGGCCGTCCTTGTTGAAGGGGTGGGCCGTGGCGCGTATCGTGGCGGACATGATTGCCATCACCCCCCATATCTCGCTTTCCGAGAATGACATCGAGGAGCGATTCATTCGTTCGCCGGGGCCCGGCGGGCAGAATGTGAACAAGGTCGCTACCGCCGTGCAATTGCGTTTTCATGTCGCAGGCTGCACGGCGCTGCCGCCCGATGCGCGGGAGCGCCTGCGGCGTCTTGCGCGCGGACGTATCACGCATGAGGGATACCTTGTGATTCGCGCGCACACCTTCCGGACCCGCGAGCGCAACCGCCGCGAGGCCCGCGAGCGCCTGGTCCACTGGATAAGCCGGGCCCTCGAGGTCCCGGAGCGGCGGATCGCGACCCGCCCGAGCCTGGCGTCGCGTCGTCGCCGCCTCGAGGGCAAGCACGCCCGGGGCGTGGTGAAGGAGCGTCGCCGCCCGGTCTCCCCCGTCGACTAGCGCGGGACGTCGGTGCGGTCCTGGTCGCCGGGTCGTTTCAGATTCCGATCGAAGTGGAAGCCGACGATGCGGTAACCGCGGCCCATATAGAAGCGGTGCGCCCCCTCGTTGGTCACGTAGGCGTCGAGGACGGCCTTCTCGCAGCCCTGCCGCCGTGCGTAATCCTCGATCCAGGCAATGAGCGCCTGCCCGATACCCCGGTGGCGCCATGATTCCTCGACGATCACGTTGTCGATGTCGACATAGCGTCCGCACCAAAAGCGCGTCCCGAACCACAGGCCGGCGATGGCGATGCAGCGCTCGCCAAAGAACGCCCCGGCGCAGCGATAACCCTCCTTGCGCATGGCCTGCAATCGCATGGCAAGCGTGGCCGGCGGCACATCCGGGTTCAGTATCTGGATCAGCGGCAGGATTGTCGCGAGTTCACTCTCGGCCAGGAGTCGGATGGGCGGCCTCGCCTCCGGTCGCCTTGGCCCGGCGTCGCTTGCTTCCCGATCACTCATCGATACGAACCTCTGGTGTGCGCTCATACGGCCTGGGTGTTGGCGCCAGATCCCTGTATTTCGTGCCTCGCGATTGTACCGGCCCTGATCGCCGGCGACCATCGGGCGAGATCGGAGCGCCCCGAGATCGTGAATGTCTCGGTGCGGAGCGGAACACCCCGCCCGTGCGACGGCGCTCTTCCCTCTGAGAACCGCCGCTTCTCAACCGAATTGGCCATTGTCATCCGCCTATAACCGCCACGCCTTCGGGAATGGGGTAGCGCCGCTTCTCACGAGGCGCCGCCAGGGCCTGCATTTTCCAGGGCCCCGGCCCGGCATGGTCCTTGCCCTAAGGTCTCGGTACCCGGCGGTCCGGGTTTTTTGAGGGGCTCGACATCTTATCCTTCCCAACACAAGGAGTATCATGACATGACAACATTGAACGAGGAATTGACGGCGCGCGTCGCCGCCTATGGCACATGGGCCAAGCGGCGCCGCTATGGGGCTGACGGCCCCAACAATCGCCGGCTGTGGGTGCTGGCGTGCATGGATGAGCGCCTCCCCGTCGACGAGGCACTCGGCATCCATGTCGACACGCCCGCCGGCGGCGGCGATGCCCACTGCTTCCGCAATGCCGGCGGGATCGTGACCGACGACGCCATCCGCTCGGCCATGCTGACCTGCCAGTTCTTCGGGACCCGCGAGATCGTGATCGTTCAGCATACGCAGTGCGGGATGCTGTCGGCCAACGCGCGCGACCTCGAGAAGACCCTGCGCGAACGGGGCGTGGACCCCGATGCGTTGACCCTCGACCCGACCTTGCCGGAGCTCACCTTGGCGAAGGGCGCGTTCGCCAAATGGATCGGCATGATGGATGACGTGGACGACACGTGCCTCAAGACCATCGATGCCTTCCGCGCGCACCCGCTGATCCCCAAAGACGTGACGATCAGCGGTTGGATCTGGGAGGTCGAGACCCGGCGCCTGCGTGCCCCGCGTCGCGACAAGAGCGGACGCGAGGGGACCGATGTGACCCCCGCGGACTTCGGGCTGAAAGGTCGCCAACCCCCGCGCTGGGCCTAGGCCCTGCAGGGGCGCCCTGGCGGCGCCCCTGCTCCCTCTTCGATTTTCTCAGGGATTTCTGGAGCGGCCATGGCACCCACCTATGATTATCGCTGCCTGCGATGCGACAACCCTCTCACGATCTGTCATCGGATCAGCGCGCCCCGGCCGTGCTGCCCGCATTGTCAAGGCCCGTTACGACCGGTGGTATCGGCGGCGCCCGCCATACAGGGCCGCATGGCCCATGGTCGCGAGGACGCGGCACGTCTGCTCGAGTCATCCCGTTCGGGGCCCTGCCCGGCGTGCGGCACGTCCTGCCGGCACCGCTAGGCGCGCTTTCGATCCCGGTTTGATCGCCCTATACTGGGCCATCGTCCGGCACCCGGCCTAGCCTTGCGCCGCGCGCGGGGCTGATGCCCGAGGATCCAAGCCATGACGAACAAGGACCCGCTCGCGGACTTGAGTCCGCTGTCGTTTCTGCAGATGTTCGTAACGCAAAGCGTCAAGCTCTCCGGTCTGGCCTCCGGCGCCCCACGCCACGACGCCATCGAATATCTCGGGCTTACGGCCAGCAGCTGTCTCGAACTCTACGCGCGCCAGCAGATGAATCTGCCCGAAAGGATCGATCGCGAACACTATGAGCGGCTCATCGTGTACATCAAAAACGCGATCGGCGGCGAGTTCGAGGCCGTGTCGGGCGCCGAGGGGGAGGGGGTCGTGCACGTCGTGAACCACCGCTGTCCGTTCGGTGCGCGCGTACGGGATGCCCCGGAGTTGTGCCGCACCACGGCCTCGGTCTTCGGCGGCATCGCCGCGCGCAATTTCGGCTATGCGAAGGTCGAGCTGAAGCGGCGCATCGCTTTACGCGACGATCATTGCGAGGTCTGCATCTATACCGATCGCGAAGCGGCCAAGGGGCAGGCGGGCGACGAGTATGTGAGCGAAGGCGGGACGGTCGTTTCGCGGCAGGCCCTGGCGGATATCAGTGTGCGTGTTGCCGATAAGATGGCGCGCGCCCTGTGCCCTTCCGGACGCGGGCCTGGCGCGCAGTACCGGCCGGTGATCGTGGCCGAATCCCGCGCCATGCGCGAGATCCTGAGGACCGTGGAGCAGGTGGCGCCGACGCGCGCCGGCGTCCTCATAAGCGGGGAGACCGGGGTCGGCAAGGAGATCATAGCCCGCGCCATCCATGCCTTGAGCTCGCGCAGCGCCGGTCCGTTTCTGGCTGTCAACTGCGGCGCCGTTCCTGCCAATCTCATAGAGACGACGCTGTTTGGCCATGAAAAGGGGGCCTTTACGGGGGCCCACAGCCTTCATCGTGGCCTGTTCGAGCGTGCCGATCGCGGGACGTTGTTCTTGGACGAGATCGACAGCCTGCCGTTGTTCTCACAGGCCAATCTGCTGCGTGTCTTACAGGAAGGCGAGTTCGAGCGGGTCGGTGGCGAGCAGGTGCGCCATGTCGACGTGCGCGTGGTGGCGGCCGCCAATCGACCGCTCGAATCGCTGGTCGCCGCCGGCCAATTCCGTGGAGATCTTTATTACCGTTTGAACGTCGTACCGGTCTGCATCCCGCCGCTTAGGGAGCGCCCGGAGGATGTGGCCGGTCTCGTTCATCACCTGCTCGCGACGCTGGCACAACGTCATGGCGGCCCGGCAAAGTCCTTGAGTGATCGCGCCTGGGGACAGGTGATGGGCCATGGGTGGCCCGGCAACGTCCGCGAACTCGAAAACGTTCTGGAGCGGGTGTTTTTGTTCACCCCCGGCCGCGTGATCGACGATGTCGATCTGCGTGACGGGAGCGGTATCGCCGTCTTTCACGCGCAGGCGCCAGGTGCCGGCGGAACGCTGCATGCGGCCAGACGCCGGGCGACCCAGACCGTCGAGACCCGCGTGCTTCAGGATGCGCTCGAGCGCCACCATGGCAATGTGACGGCCATGGCGCGCGAGATGGGGATCACGCGCCGCGCGATCCATCAGAAGCTGAAGCGCTATGCCCTGCCGGCGGCGGCCTATCGGGGCGACGGGCGCACGACCCGTCGCCGATAACCGCCCGATCCCACCTCCGCCCTGTCGCGAATCGTTCGCGCAGTGTCGATTATCCGACAGAGAGTCGCATCGTTCTCGACCACCAGGACCTGGGTCGGCCTCATCCCGTCGCGTCACGACCCGCGCCGCAAGGCCCAGTTGCGACCCCGAGGCATGGCCGCCGGCCTTGGGCGGCATGCGGCCCTGCACCAAAGCCGGATATGCGTGCGCTGAAAGGC
The DNA window shown above is from Acidiferrobacter sp. SPIII_3 and carries:
- a CDS encoding GNAT family N-acetyltransferase, producing the protein MSDREASDAGPRRPEARPPIRLLAESELATILPLIQILNPDVPPATLAMRLQAMRKEGYRCAGAFFGERCIAIAGLWFGTRFWCGRYVDIDNVIVEESWRHRGIGQALIAWIEDYARRQGCEKAVLDAYVTNEGAHRFYMGRGYRIVGFHFDRNLKRPGDQDRTDVPR
- a CDS encoding GNAT family N-acetyltransferase — encoded protein: MAYKERIGAERHKALDFSCGEPVLDEWLKRRAMTNQQSGANRTFMVVDQDDYVHGYYAMAAGAVAHHLATGAVRRNMQDPVPVLVLARLAVDTRAQGHKLGGAMLQDAVQRAVMVSQNAGVRALLVHAIHDRAKQFYEHYGFQGSPTEPFTLMLRLDNV
- a CDS encoding sigma 54-interacting transcriptional regulator, whose translation is MTNKDPLADLSPLSFLQMFVTQSVKLSGLASGAPRHDAIEYLGLTASSCLELYARQQMNLPERIDREHYERLIVYIKNAIGGEFEAVSGAEGEGVVHVVNHRCPFGARVRDAPELCRTTASVFGGIAARNFGYAKVELKRRIALRDDHCEVCIYTDREAAKGQAGDEYVSEGGTVVSRQALADISVRVADKMARALCPSGRGPGAQYRPVIVAESRAMREILRTVEQVAPTRAGVLISGETGVGKEIIARAIHALSSRSAGPFLAVNCGAVPANLIETTLFGHEKGAFTGAHSLHRGLFERADRGTLFLDEIDSLPLFSQANLLRVLQEGEFERVGGEQVRHVDVRVVAAANRPLESLVAAGQFRGDLYYRLNVVPVCIPPLRERPEDVAGLVHHLLATLAQRHGGPAKSLSDRAWGQVMGHGWPGNVRELENVLERVFLFTPGRVIDDVDLRDGSGIAVFHAQAPGAGGTLHAARRRATQTVETRVLQDALERHHGNVTAMAREMGITRRAIHQKLKRYALPAAAYRGDGRTTRRR
- the arfB gene encoding alternative ribosome rescue aminoacyl-tRNA hydrolase ArfB; amino-acid sequence: MERRTPQTDRATIAGRRGLGPNRSSSAADPIPGTAHYRRARPSLLKGWAVARIVADMIAITPHISLSENDIEERFIRSPGPGGQNVNKVATAVQLRFHVAGCTALPPDARERLRRLARGRITHEGYLVIRAHTFRTRERNRREARERLVHWISRALEVPERRIATRPSLASRRRRLEGKHARGVVKERRRPVSPVD
- a CDS encoding carbonic anhydrase; this translates as MTTLNEELTARVAAYGTWAKRRRYGADGPNNRRLWVLACMDERLPVDEALGIHVDTPAGGGDAHCFRNAGGIVTDDAIRSAMLTCQFFGTREIVIVQHTQCGMLSANARDLEKTLRERGVDPDALTLDPTLPELTLAKGAFAKWIGMMDDVDDTCLKTIDAFRAHPLIPKDVTISGWIWEVETRRLRAPRRDKSGREGTDVTPADFGLKGRQPPRWA
- a CDS encoding FmdB family zinc ribbon protein is translated as MAPTYDYRCLRCDNPLTICHRISAPRPCCPHCQGPLRPVVSAAPAIQGRMAHGREDAARLLESSRSGPCPACGTSCRHR